The following proteins are co-located in the Anser cygnoides isolate HZ-2024a breed goose chromosome 2, Taihu_goose_T2T_genome, whole genome shotgun sequence genome:
- the LOC106042893 gene encoding mediator of RNA polymerase II transcription subunit 1-like, translating into MSAMTVTSTNALMEQLYLKYQQKPWTETLKLVHFCMDKPLRCPVSNDPDSPLLLCMEKIQRTLNAKSLFSVMNRLESLSRQKGLNSHVSPSGTTCYITSDMFYIEVQLEKDGNVIDAKLAHLGEAPVICDDLVEYLRMKNYDAVGKILENLSNLYQIQGNSEMKAKGYLALQSLEKDLYSMSLLDRTQDVNRVTEVLHGKVGHLVLRTGGTPMNIEFYISPYQILEAELNPGSQVCGAKIDVTVEGTDMLHKLPLSPLLDSQPGEDGNPAFLPLTDELSMDLSAYFLLKFHQPIPMFSSSIEEIQRLTGIQITGLKLAPLYELIVQSTLKEKCSEDLFTHKSHFFVSLPDCPKHCYFINTGSAKPDLAGALVSKIPFTHPKCVPDVIEILRHQMAYNSLISSCVSEKHRNGDDSELLYFEVAPHKNTSFSVFFLHPMKENLACVIIDVVTSREVQCSLHLNPRDPTLNSSDGFISRAVKRCMSVPVVMRAIFRNAAKVEAHSETQDMQVDTKQNPEPACEQIIDLNSLEESPSMAGHQDLVVTDKQSVPDSPKENLSTAKSETLGDNTEKSNPTVSMETSCRVEESTSTASTEAVMKDM; encoded by the exons ATGA GTGCTATGACAGTTACCTCTACAAATGCTTTAATGGAACAGTTGTATCTAAAATATCAACAAAAACCGTGGACTGAAACTCTGAAACTTGTCCATTTTTGCATG GATAAGCCACTTCGATGTCCTGTCAGTAATGATCCAGATAGTCCACTGCTCTTGTGCATGGAGAAGATACAGAGGACGTTAAATG ctaaatctttgttttctgtgatgaACAGATTGGAATCTTTATCCAGACAAAAAGG GCTTAACTCTCATGTTAGCCCCAGTGGGACTACTTGCTACATAACATCAGACATGTTTTATATTGAAGTGCAACTGGAGAAGGATGGAAATGTGATAGATGCAAAGTTGGCTCACCTTGGAGAGGCTCCCGTG ATTTGTGATGACTTGGTGGAGTATCTAAG GATGAAGAACTATGATGCCGTTGGAAAGATTCTAGAAAACCTGTCAAATCTGTATCAAATTCAAGGAAACAG TGAAATGAAGGCTAAGGGATACCTTGCATTGCAGTCCCTTGAAAAGGATCTTTATTCAATGTCTCTTCTAGACAG AACACAGGATGTAAACAGAGTTACTGAAGTACTTCATGGAAAAGTAGGACACCTGGTGCTGAGAACTggag GAACTCCTATGAACATTGAATTTTACATTTCTCCATATCAAATTCTGGAAGCAGAGCTCAATCCTG GTTCCCAGGTATGTGGAGCAAAAATAGATGTAACTGTTGAAGGCACAGATATGCTCCACAaacttcctctttctccacTACTAGATTCTCAACCTGGAGAAGACGG CAACCCTGCTTTTTTGCCACTGACTGATGAACTCAGCATGGATTTGTCTGCTTATTTTCTGTTGAAGTTTCACCAGCCTATTCCTATGTTCTCATCCAGCATTGAAGAGATACAGAGACTCACAG GAATTCAGATTACTGGCTTGAAACTAGCTCCTCTATATGAGCTGATTGTTCAGTCTACCCTTaaggaaaaatgcagtgaagaTTTGTTTACACATAAATCCCATTTCTTTGTG TCTCTTCCAGATTGCCCAAAGCACTGTTACTTCATAAACACAGGCTCAGCAAAACCAGATTTAGCAGGAGCCTTGGTCAGTAAAATCCCATTTACCCATCCAAAGTGCGTGCCTGACGTAATAGAGATTCTTCGACATCAAATGGCATACAACAGCCTTATTAGCAGCTGTGTCTCTGAGAAGCACAGAAATGGAG atgattCAGAACTGCTTTATTTTGAAGTGGCACCACACAAGAACACcagcttttctgtcttcttccttCATCCTATGAAGGAGAATTTAGCCTGCG TGATAATTGATGTTGTAACCTCCAGAGAAGTCCAATGTAGCCTTCATTTAAATCCTCGAGATCCAACTCTGAATTCTAGTGATGGCTTTATATCCAGAGCTGTTAAGCG ATGCATGTCAGTCCCAGTTGTCATGAGAGCTATTTTCAGGAATGCTGCCAAGGTGGAAGCCCACAGTGAAACACAAGACATGCAAGtagacacaaaacaaaaccctgaacCAGCATGTGAGCAAATTATTGATTTAAATAGTCTTGAAGAAAGTCCTTCTATGGCTGGTCATCAAGATCTGGTAGTAACAGATAAGCAAAGTGTTCCGGACAGCCCAAAAGAAAATCTCTCCACAGCCAAATCGGAAACTTTGGGTGATAACACAGAAAAAAGTAACCCCACAGTCAGCATGGAAACTTCATGCAGAGTGGAGGAAAGTACTTCCACAGCTAGTACAGAAGCTGTTATGAAAGATATGTGA
- the YAE1 gene encoding protein YAE1 homolog, with translation MSWVQVAVNQSNEDIFDEDADEMCVVQKEWNSTMKKRLKEGFRDGVEAGKELALQEGFNQGYREGAELMVTCGQFRGTLNALSSWCHLNGHNSALSKINNLLDVVGKHEEDLLKYLNSIQQQPHVGDILNAVQDMDLSHAAPAETKYNEVNTKKHEHVGSSAENYCRNIGEDGSLQSECNKAKLCTDPERSNLAWVKKQTVSLIEQLGLPLDILHHVHQLEL, from the exons ATGTCCTGGGTACAAGTTGCAGTCAACCAATCCAATGAAGATATATTTGATGAAGATGCAGATGAGATGTGTGTAGTACAGAAAGAATGGAACAGCACCatgaaaaaaagattgaag GAGGGCTTTAGGGATGGTGTTGAGGCTGGGAAAGAACTTGCGCTCCAAGAAGGCTTCAATCAAGGTTACAGAGAAGGTGCTGAGCTGATGGTTACATGTGGCCAGTTCAGAGGAACCCTGAA TGCTCTCTCATCCTGGTGTCACCTTAATGGACATAATTCTGCTTTAAGTAAGATAAATAATCTTCTAGATGTGGTTGGAAAGCATGAAGAAGATCTACTTAAGTATCTGAATTCTATCCAACAACAGCCACATGTTGGAgacattttaaatgctgttcAGGACATGGACCTGAGTCATGCAGCTCCAGCTGAGACAAAGTACAATGAAGTTAACACCAAAAAACATGAACACGttggcagctctgctgaaaactATTGTAGAAATATTGGTGAGGATGGCTCCTTGCAGTCTGAGTGCAACAAGGCAAAACTCTGTACAGATCCTGAAAGGTCAAACCTTGCTTGGGTTAAAAAGCAAACTGTTTCTCTAATAGAGCAGCTGGGTTTACCGCTGGACATACTCCATCATGTCCACCAACTGGAACtttag